A window of Daphnia carinata strain CSIRO-1 chromosome 5, CSIRO_AGI_Dcar_HiC_V3, whole genome shotgun sequence genomic DNA:
GTTGCTTTACCAGGAATGCGCCGTTTTATGGAAGAATGAATATAAatagttacatttttttcttctttctaattATGTATCCCAGAGTGGCACCTGCACCTTAAGAGAAGCTATCATTGTGGGCTCCGTCATTTCGCGATGCTCCATTCCTGTCCTACACTCTGCTGCGGCCATATTAAAGCTAGCTGAAATGAACTACGGTGGattgaattcaattttccTGCGGATCTTTTTCGACAAAAAGTACGCTTTGCCGTATCGTGTAGTTGATGCAGCTGTTCACCATTTCTTCACGTGAGTATTTTCTTGTCGAATGCAAACTCGATAAAACTCGTTAGTTaacgtttttgaaattttttttttttttttacagatttcAGCTCGATTCAAGGGAAATGCCCGTTTTGTGGCATCAGTCGCTGTTGACGTTTTGTCAGCGATACAAAGCGGAGCGTAGTAGTGAACAGAAAGAGGCATTGCCTCAGCTAATCACTGTTCACAAACACCATACGTTGACACCAGAAATCCGCCGTGAACTGTTGCACTCTGCTTGCAGAGACGAAGAAATGGTTGATTAATACAAGCATAGAGCGATCAATAAATTCGATATCCTACCTTTTAGTCATCGTCTCTACTACACACAAATGTAAAATTCATCCGTTTCTGCGGATAAAACCAGAAGTATGAAAAATAGcgtaaaattaatgaaaacaataaatgaaaaaccagGTAGGTTGGTGTATGTTCTCTATTTCCAAAGCACTtcggaatgaaaaagaaacataagaTACCTCTCTTCGCTATCCCTTCAAAACTGTCAGCCATAAAATTACATTCATATCTTAATGGCTAAGgctaatattaaaaataaaaggagagaGAAGGCACATATGTATGCAATTTGATGAGAAACAACATCACGAAGAACACGGAATACCGAAAGCAAGCCTTGGGAAAACCAACCCCGCCGTCCTGTGTTCAGATGTTTAAGGGCAAGTGACGtagctgccattttttttagtgaaaTATAATAATCTGAAGACCAAGACTAAATATCACCAGGCATCGGATATGTTAGCTGCGGGAATTCtgttgaaatagaaaaaaaaaattattattattaaaattaattattgacaatcaaaatacaaaaaatgaaaaacataaacaaaacaaacccaaaTTTGAATGTGTTGCGTGCAGGAAGGACGATGGTTTCTAGGGATTTTGACACAAGGAGGAAAGAAGGCAGAGATCAAAAGGATCAGGCGTAAGGGAAATAAAGAACGAAAACATTAGTTGAGAGGTTCGATGTTGTTTCTAGCTATTGGCTCAGGAAAATCTGGCAAATCAGACTAATACAGAAGAATGATTAATTAGgtttttcttctacttctaGCTTTCTCTAATACCACtgaaatgtgaaaataaaagcaaatgcTATACATTTTTCTCATAATTTTACATCGGCATTGGTACTTGAGTTCCCTGTATGGGAATCCTGTTATCGATTTTGGATTGCTATGAGTCATTTAACAACTCAATATTAATTCACTTACACAGTAGCTTCTGTTAGAATATATTTAACAGGTAGTTTCTTagttaaaaacagaaaaaacttCCTAAACTACTtaacaaaatgaaacttaaTACCTGTGTCAGGAGAAGGGTCACATTGCAGCCTCTTTCTTTCAACATTATGCTTGCAATTTTCATAAACGCAGCAGTCTGCTGTCAATACCATAAGAGCATGgctttgttgttttacatGGTCTATGCAAAAAACTGCAacactttttaaattattctcatcaaaacaaaagaaatacaacGTTTTGTCTTACGGGGTTTTTCACATTTGCCGACGGCTGCTCCAACTCACACTACGCCAAAGAAAGAAGGCTTAAATCCGAACCAACCAATAACATTCTTGTCATTTATCTTCCACatacacgaaataaaaattcaatataaataaaaaaaacttggaaaatatactgaaaatgaaaagaaaaagaaaacaatagcagGCGAAGGACGCAACACCGTTGGAAAGTGCCGCCTGGTGGCCGAAAACGGAAGTTATAATAATATGTTATCGTAAGTTCACGACTGCTTTTACTATATATAGGAGGACCGAAGACGCCGAAATCCCGATATTACACCTAGCGGCGATAACCGAAGATATTAAGCGGGGAGAATCGCGATTGCTGCCGCCCTAACGGGAAGTATTAGCCgtactttttcaatagcttAATTCCAATGAGccgttttaaaaaacttttttttctttttccctaggtatgggcctaggccgcagcattaatgctgcggcaaTTGGGCTATTAGGGGGACCGTAGACGCCAAAATCCCGATATTTTACCTGGTGGTGATAACCGAAGAT
This region includes:
- the LOC130703074 gene encoding bystin-like, encoding MNYGGLNSIFLRIFFDKKYALPYRVVDAAVHHFFTFQLDSREMPVLWHQSLLTFCQRYKAERSSEQKEALPQLITVHKHHTLTPEIRRELLHSACRDEEMVD